The Venturia canescens isolate UGA chromosome 7, ASM1945775v1, whole genome shotgun sequence genome segment GTGTCGATTAACTTGAGACAATgttttgtttatgtttttttcgatatttttcaccCAATCTTAAtactttaataaaaatatggtaTATTCGTGTTGTCTTAAAATTTGCGTGAATCgaacatgaaaatatttaactAATTCGATTTCCAGTTATCGAAATAGCctataaatatttttgcagTTTCAGTCGTTATATTCGGAGAATGTGATTAAGTTTTGTAGCTCAAAACTGCAAAGATATATCGGAGATgattggataaaaataaaacattttctcGCAAGTCAATGACGGAAACTTCAATATCGTGCTATCGTTAGATTTCTCTCGATATTTCAGGGCGTTAATTTTTTGCAAGGTGATTGTGCTGGTTCCTCTGTTTCGTTCTCgtgtttacgtttttttctgaCCAAGTGAGAAATGTCACTAGCTGGTTTTGGAGGTGCGGGACAAGCAGAAGCTTGGTCGGAAGAGCCCGATGGTCCGCTACCGTTTTGTGTGgacgaggaagaagaagaggcgGCACCATTACTGGCGGAGCCATCAGCGACTTTGTTCTTGATTCCCTCGATGAGAACGCGACAAGCTTCTTGCTTGAAATCCTTCAtgtcaacgattttttcctgtATAGCAGGCAACAATTCGCGAAGTTCCCGAATTTCTCCTTCGATCGAGTAGAAAGGATCGTCGCTTTTGACTGTGGGTTCAGGCgtattttccaattgttttattctcgtttccaGGAGATTTGTAGCCTCGGTGAATTGTTTGATACTGGCGTCGAAATCGTTTGCCAACGAATGAGCAAGCCCGAGTTGATAGTGAATATCAGCGAGGGCGCGAGGCTCGACCggttcgattttttccaagagaACAAGAGCTCCTTCGAGGTCGGCGATGGCGCCTTGTGGGTTGTCACTTTCCATAGCAACTTCACCGAGCAATCTGTGAGTTTCAGCCAAATGTTTAAGACCAGCTTCGCCACGTTTGGTGAATACGATTTTAGCGAGTTCGAGAACTTCCCAGGCAACTTGAAGGTCGATGCCACGACCAGGATCTTCCTCTTCGTCCTCTTTGTTCACGTCTTCCTCCTCGTCCACGTTCCCTGAGGATGTCCCAGCTGCTGTTCCGTTGCAATTGCTCGTTTCTCCTTCTTGCACACCGTTTTTGTTGATGTCCTTGCTCGTTCCAGCgacctcatttttttcgctcgcttCGCTGCTGCTCGACACTTCCTTCTTTGCTTCTTCGATCTTTTTATCGTCCGTTTTGTTCACCGCTGTtccattttcctcttttttctcatcgctCGTGCTACTTATCGAGGCTTTTTCAGCAGCTTCGGTGCTCGATTTCTTCTCGTCAACTTCTTTCTTCTCCTCGGTCTGTCCAGCTTCTCCCCCTTCCTCCTCCTTTGCGTCGGCCTCGCTCGTCTTGTCTTCTTCATTCTCGTCGtcatcctcctcctcctcttcctcgccgtcctcgtcgtcgtccccATCTTCCCCGCCCGGCACAGCTTCCCCAAGCACTCCAACTTCCTCCCGAGCTAATCCCAATAATGCACGACCGTATAACAGGTAAGGCTCGCCCAAAGCGTCGTCGCAGTCCCCGAGCTTTTGCGACATCATTTCCAGACCTTCGGCCAGCGCGGTCACCGCAGCTGTGTAATCTTGCACCAGGAGATGACGCTTGCCTTGCGATATCGCAGTCGCTGCGTCCGAATATGTCGTGTTTTCAGCTACGTCCGCCATCTGAAAAATCATCACATTTTAATATCGtgtttcaatttcgcattctcaatatcgattgattttcatACGAATTGtgtagacatttaaaaaaacgagCTTAATTCGCATTAGTAAATGTGGAAAACGTACAACGATGAGAAGCTCGTTTCCCGTTGCACTTGTGCATCGAgacttaaaaataaaagtttccaACAAATTGATAATCACCCAGGATCTGCAGAAAAAGTTTCCCCAGTACTGACGACTTGGAAAGTaattaaaaatgttaaaaGCGACGAATACCAGTGGTTTCAGGCTTTTTTAAGATTCCTCGACAGATAGAACGGTGTCATTGGTCCCCGGAACGAGACTTTTGTCTCGTCAAAGTGTCTCCCATTGTTAAGCTCATTGCGTAGAAGAATGTAGCGatgcgggggggggggggggggggggaaggttCGTAGCGAGTTTTAGCAGGGGGTCGATCCGCGAAAGTCGCGTCGCCGCGTCGCTCACAGAGATAAAATCCTTGGGGGTTAGAGGGCGCCAAATGTTCACTGGATTGCGGCGACGAGCGAGACCGGAAGAAGAGGGTTGGTGAACGCGACGTTCGTGCGCCGAACTCACACAGACACGCGCGCACGCGGAGACACGAAGACGGTAATTCGCCGTT includes the following:
- the Nasp gene encoding protein HGV2; this encodes MADVAENTTYSDAATAISQGKRHLLVQDYTAAVTALAEGLEMMSQKLGDCDDALGEPYLLYGRALLGLAREEVGVLGEAVPGGEDGDDDEDGEEEEEEDDDENEEDKTSEADAKEEEGGEAGQTEEKKEVDEKKSSTEAAEKASISSTSDEKKEENGTAVNKTDDKKIEEAKKEVSSSSEASEKNEVAGTSKDINKNGVQEGETSNCNGTAAGTSSGNVDEEEDVNKEDEEEDPGRGIDLQVAWEVLELAKIVFTKRGEAGLKHLAETHRLLGEVAMESDNPQGAIADLEGALVLLEKIEPVEPRALADIHYQLGLAHSLANDFDASIKQFTEATNLLETRIKQLENTPEPTVKSDDPFYSIEGEIRELRELLPAIQEKIVDMKDFKQEACRVLIEGIKNKVADGSASNGAASSSSSSTQNGSGPSGSSDQASACPAPPKPASDISHLVRKKRKHENETEEPAQSPCKKLTP